A genomic window from Acinetobacter lwoffii includes:
- the serC gene encoding 3-phosphoserine/phosphohydroxythreonine transaminase, translated as MRAYNFCAGPAALPTAVLEKAQAEMLDWHGKGLSIMEMSHRSSDYVAMAEKAEADLRKLMNIPENYKVLFLQGGASLQFSAIPLNLLGKNNKADYIDTGIWSEKALKEAQRYGDINVVKAGVQIDGKYAISAQSEWNLSDDAAYVHYADNETIGGLQFASIPETDKPLVCDYSSSILSAPVDVSKFGLIYAGAQKNIGPAGLTLVIIREDLLDQAKPEIPSILKYSDQAKNGSMVNTPSTYAWYLSSLVFEWLLENGGVDAMHKVNLEKANLLYGYIDQSDFYANPIAKANRSIMNVPFTLANADLEKQFLKEAEAQHLLNLAGHRSVGGMRASIYNAVPLEGVQALVNFMDDFAKRNG; from the coding sequence ATGCGCGCGTACAACTTCTGTGCTGGTCCTGCTGCATTACCGACTGCCGTACTTGAAAAAGCTCAAGCTGAAATGCTTGACTGGCATGGCAAAGGTCTTTCGATCATGGAAATGAGCCACCGTAGTTCCGACTATGTTGCCATGGCTGAAAAAGCGGAAGCAGACCTGCGCAAACTCATGAATATTCCTGAGAATTACAAAGTATTGTTCTTGCAGGGTGGGGCATCACTACAGTTCTCGGCAATTCCATTGAACTTGCTTGGCAAAAACAACAAAGCAGACTATATCGATACCGGCATCTGGTCAGAAAAAGCTTTGAAAGAAGCGCAACGTTATGGCGATATCAATGTTGTAAAAGCAGGTGTCCAAATTGATGGCAAATATGCGATCAGTGCACAAAGCGAATGGAATCTTTCTGATGATGCAGCTTATGTGCATTATGCCGATAATGAAACCATTGGCGGTCTGCAATTTGCTTCAATTCCTGAAACAGACAAGCCATTAGTTTGCGATTATTCATCTAGTATTTTATCTGCGCCAGTAGATGTCTCTAAATTTGGTTTGATCTATGCGGGTGCGCAAAAGAATATCGGGCCTGCTGGTTTAACGCTGGTGATCATTCGTGAAGATTTACTTGATCAAGCCAAACCTGAAATTCCAAGCATCTTGAAATATTCAGATCAAGCGAAAAATGGCTCAATGGTTAACACACCATCAACTTATGCATGGTACTTGTCTAGTCTGGTGTTTGAGTGGTTGCTAGAAAATGGCGGTGTAGATGCCATGCACAAAGTGAACCTTGAGAAAGCTAACTTACTTTATGGTTATATCGATCAAAGCGATTTTTATGCGAATCCGATTGCAAAAGCAAACCGTTCGATCATGAACGTACCATTTACTTTGGCCAATGCTGATCTTGAGAAACAGTTCCTGAAAGAAGCTGAAGCGCAGCATTTATTAAATCTTGCTGGTCACCGTTCGGTTGGCGGTATGCGCGCAAGTATTTATAATGCCGTGCCTTTAGAGGGCGTGCAGGCATTAGTGAACTTTATGGATGACTTTGCCAAACGCAATGGTTAA
- a CDS encoding YaiI/YqxD family protein produces MGSPVLPFKLWVDADALPRMLRDVIIRASDRYQLEVTFVANQPVGITPSVRINSIQVMSGADAADKEIILRMKEHDIVMTQDIPLAAEVIEKGGIAIHPRGEIYTTANVKARLHLRDFMDSLRGAGVQTGGPPPISERDKREFSSALDQTIQKQKRKTSAL; encoded by the coding sequence ATGGGAAGCCCTGTGTTGCCATTCAAACTTTGGGTCGATGCCGATGCATTGCCCCGTATGCTGCGAGATGTGATTATTCGTGCTTCGGATCGCTATCAGCTGGAAGTCACTTTTGTTGCCAATCAGCCAGTCGGAATCACACCTTCGGTCAGAATTAATTCAATTCAGGTGATGAGTGGGGCGGATGCGGCAGATAAAGAAATTATTCTGCGCATGAAAGAGCATGATATTGTCATGACCCAAGATATTCCCTTGGCTGCGGAAGTGATTGAAAAAGGCGGTATTGCGATTCATCCCCGTGGTGAAATTTATACTACGGCCAATGTGAAAGCGCGCTTACACCTGCGCGATTTTATGGACAGCCTACGCGGAGCTGGCGTGCAAACGGGCGGTCCGCCACCGATTTCAGAGCGGGATAAACGCGAATTTTCCAGTGCACTCGATCAGACCATCCAAAAACAAAAACGTAAAACTTCCGCGCTTTAA
- a CDS encoding DMT family transporter, producing MPTQTNMIATYLLLVFIWATTPLAIVWSVTDLHPLWALALRFFLALPFAFALLWLFKTRFPLDKLSMHSYLAGACSFIGSQIFTYLATDYLSSGIIALMFGLAPIITGLIGRFVFQLKLYPSQWGGMAIALLGLGIICVGGKDQHIQPIGIGLMLLSVFIYCVSMFWVKKVNAPLEPMAQAAGSIAVSAVMACTMLPFIWQFAPTQIPQAKSLIGLSYAVIMASLIAMFCYFKLVQKIKATTLSLTTVLTPMLALFVGVILNDEKLSGGAVFGVVILLAGLLLYFSREIKASYNARLSSPSSTD from the coding sequence ATGCCCACACAAACCAATATGATTGCCACCTATCTTTTATTGGTTTTTATCTGGGCGACGACACCGCTGGCTATCGTCTGGAGTGTGACGGATTTGCATCCGCTCTGGGCCCTGGCATTGCGCTTCTTTCTGGCTTTGCCTTTTGCATTTGCCTTGTTGTGGCTATTTAAAACCCGTTTTCCCTTAGATAAATTATCCATGCACAGTTACCTGGCTGGCGCATGCAGTTTTATCGGCTCACAGATTTTCACTTATCTGGCCACGGATTATCTGAGTTCAGGCATTATTGCCCTGATGTTCGGACTGGCGCCGATTATTACCGGTTTAATTGGCCGTTTTGTATTTCAGCTTAAGCTCTATCCTTCGCAGTGGGGTGGTATGGCGATTGCCTTGCTGGGTCTGGGCATTATCTGTGTCGGTGGCAAAGATCAGCATATTCAGCCGATTGGCATAGGCCTGATGTTGCTCAGTGTTTTTATTTACTGTGTTTCGATGTTCTGGGTGAAAAAAGTTAATGCACCTCTCGAACCTATGGCACAAGCGGCCGGTTCTATTGCTGTTTCAGCGGTCATGGCCTGTACCATGTTGCCATTTATCTGGCAATTTGCACCAACCCAGATCCCACAGGCAAAATCGCTGATTGGACTCAGTTATGCTGTAATCATGGCTTCCCTGATTGCGATGTTCTGTTATTTTAAACTGGTGCAGAAAATCAAGGCGACCACTTTGTCATTGACCACCGTATTGACGCCGATGCTGGCCTTATTTGTCGGGGTGATTCTGAATGATGAAAAATTATCGGGTGGGGCTGTCTTCGGTGTCGTTATCTTACTGGCTGGTTTGTTGTTATATTTTTCCAGAGAAATTAAAGCGAGCTATAACGCTCGCCTTTCATCACCCAGCAGCACTGACTAA
- a CDS encoding PilZ domain-containing protein codes for MENVQHPNGFTERRVMSRIDAALRINYQIISDDVALNDPYDPNFVLPRYFLLLAELDQFDHAVNYELEQLSEKDQQIARILSLFNQKLNLITGSLYDAIVQSMLPVPEQVNFSETGFSFFNERPIAEGTYLHVTLSHPENFFHIAATAQVAYSREEENGKYRTGAYFITMHPQDRVKLGECVKAHFV; via the coding sequence ATGGAAAATGTACAGCATCCAAACGGATTTACGGAAAGACGCGTCATGTCTCGAATCGATGCTGCCTTACGAATTAATTATCAGATTATTTCCGATGATGTTGCCTTGAATGATCCTTACGATCCTAACTTCGTCTTGCCCCGCTATTTTCTACTACTTGCAGAACTAGATCAATTTGATCATGCGGTTAACTACGAATTAGAACAATTATCTGAAAAAGATCAACAAATTGCTCGAATCTTATCCTTATTTAATCAAAAGTTAAACCTTATTACCGGTTCTTTGTATGACGCAATTGTACAAAGCATGTTACCTGTGCCAGAGCAAGTGAACTTTTCAGAAACCGGTTTTAGTTTCTTTAATGAGCGCCCTATCGCTGAAGGCACCTATCTGCACGTGACTTTGAGTCATCCGGAAAATTTCTTCCATATTGCAGCAACCGCTCAGGTGGCCTACAGTCGCGAAGAAGAAAATGGCAAATATCGGACTGGTGCATATTTTATTACCATGCATCCCCAAGACCGTGTCAAACTGGGTGAATGCGTCAAGGCTCACTTTGTTTAA
- a CDS encoding lipoprotein-releasing ABC transporter permease subunit: MFKPISLYIGLKYTRARRSNHFISFIALVSMIGLTLGVAVLITVLSVMNGFDRELKNRVLGMIPQATVSSTQILTNWPELAKQIEGHEHVQGVAPFTQLQGMLTAQGQVAGIMVSGIEPEYEKKVSIIQNHMVEGSIDSLKKGEFGIVLGKQMTDAMGVGLNDNITLVLPEATPSPAGVVPRFKRFKVVGIFSIGAEVDSMMGYIALNDASTLLRLPDGAQGVRMKLDDIFLAPQVSQEIVRDLPGNFYASDWTYTHGNLFSAIQMEKAMVSLLLFLIVLVAAFNIVSSLVMVVTDKKSDIAILRTLGASPATITKIFMVQGTVIGVIGTCAGAILGIIAATSISSFIGWLNNTLGLNMFDAYFINYLPSYLRWQDVLVIVGLSLALSFVATIYPALRAAKIQPAEALRYE; the protein is encoded by the coding sequence ATGTTCAAACCAATCTCGCTGTATATAGGGTTGAAATATACTCGCGCACGGCGTAGTAACCACTTCATTTCTTTTATCGCGTTGGTCTCAATGATCGGCCTCACACTCGGTGTGGCAGTCCTCATTACAGTGTTGTCTGTGATGAATGGTTTTGACCGAGAGTTAAAGAATCGTGTCTTAGGAATGATACCTCAAGCGACTGTTTCCTCAACACAAATTTTAACAAATTGGCCAGAACTTGCAAAGCAAATTGAAGGGCATGAGCATGTTCAGGGAGTCGCACCTTTTACTCAATTACAAGGCATGCTGACCGCACAGGGTCAGGTCGCCGGCATTATGGTCAGCGGGATTGAACCCGAGTATGAGAAAAAAGTTTCAATTATACAAAACCATATGGTTGAGGGCAGTATCGACAGCCTGAAAAAAGGTGAATTTGGTATTGTTTTGGGCAAGCAAATGACCGATGCCATGGGTGTGGGTTTAAATGACAATATTACTCTGGTTTTGCCAGAAGCCACCCCATCACCAGCTGGTGTCGTCCCGCGTTTCAAGCGTTTTAAAGTGGTGGGAATCTTCAGTATTGGTGCTGAAGTTGACTCGATGATGGGTTATATCGCTTTAAATGATGCCTCGACCTTGCTGCGTCTACCGGATGGTGCGCAGGGTGTGCGTATGAAGCTGGATGATATTTTCCTGGCACCACAAGTGTCTCAGGAAATTGTGCGTGATTTGCCGGGGAATTTCTATGCTTCGGACTGGACTTATACCCATGGTAATCTGTTCAGCGCGATTCAGATGGAAAAAGCCATGGTCAGCCTGCTTTTATTCCTGATCGTTCTAGTCGCGGCATTTAATATTGTGTCTTCACTGGTGATGGTGGTGACGGATAAAAAATCGGACATTGCCATTTTAAGGACTTTGGGGGCTTCACCTGCCACCATTACCAAAATCTTTATGGTGCAAGGTACCGTGATTGGGGTGATTGGAACTTGTGCAGGGGCCATCCTCGGGATTATTGCGGCAACCAGTATCAGTAGCTTTATTGGCTGGCTCAACAATACTTTAGGCCTGAATATGTTTGATGCCTATTTTATTAACTACTTACCTTCGTATCTGCGCTGGCAGGATGTCTTGGTGATTGTAGGCTTGTCACTGGCACTCAGTTTTGTCGCGACAATTTATCCGGCTTTACGTGCAGCAAAAATTCAACCGGCAGAGGCTTTGCGTTATGAGTAA
- the lolD gene encoding lipoprotein-releasing ABC transporter ATP-binding protein LolD has product MSNLILDAQNIHKSFTDGKATVDVIRGLSLQVKAGEFVSIVGSSGSGKSTLLHVLGGLDRPTSGQVMVNGRRFDTLSEAERGYVRNEHLGFVYQFHHLLPEFTALENVAMPLMLRDNMKFKEAKQQAEYLLERVGLSHRLTHKPGELSGGERQRVALARAVVGKPKLMMADEPTGNLDRKTAAKIFELLTELQREFNMAMLIVTHDEQLAHAADRILHMQDGLWIEP; this is encoded by the coding sequence ATGAGTAATCTGATTTTAGATGCCCAGAATATTCACAAATCCTTTACCGATGGCAAGGCCACTGTCGATGTGATTCGCGGCTTGTCGCTACAGGTAAAAGCAGGTGAGTTTGTTTCGATTGTAGGTTCAAGTGGTTCAGGCAAAAGTACCTTATTACATGTTTTGGGTGGATTGGATCGCCCGACGTCAGGTCAGGTCATGGTGAATGGCCGCCGTTTTGATACCTTGTCTGAAGCAGAACGCGGTTATGTGCGGAATGAGCATTTGGGCTTTGTTTATCAGTTTCATCACCTGTTGCCAGAATTTACGGCACTGGAAAATGTGGCCATGCCGCTGATGTTACGCGACAACATGAAGTTTAAGGAAGCCAAACAGCAGGCCGAATATTTGCTGGAACGTGTTGGTCTTTCGCATCGTCTGACTCACAAGCCGGGTGAATTATCCGGAGGTGAGCGTCAGCGTGTAGCTTTGGCGCGTGCAGTGGTCGGTAAACCTAAACTGATGATGGCCGATGAACCGACCGGAAATCTAGACCGCAAGACTGCAGCAAAGATTTTTGAACTGCTGACCGAATTGCAACGTGAGTTCAATATGGCGATGCTGATTGTGACGCATGATGAACAGCTAGCCCATGCAGCAGATCGGATTTTACATATGCAGGATGGTCTCTGGATTGAACCATAA